In a genomic window of Micromonospora cremea:
- the ahcY gene encoding adenosylhomocysteinase, with translation MTSTLPASASGTPSEARPSTLAEGDFKVADLSLAEFGRKEIQLAEHEMPGLMSIRREFAEAQPLAGARITGSLHMTIQTAVLIETLVALGAQVRWASCNIFSTQDHAAAAIVVGPNGTPDAPAGVPVYAWKGETLPEYWWCTEQVLAWPDGQGPNMILDDGGDATLLVHKGAEFEKAGAVPPVESADSEEYAVILELLHRSIAEDGQRWTRIASGIKGVTEETTTGVHRLYEMHRAGTLLFPAINVNDSVTKSKFDNKYGCRHSLIDGINRATDVLIGGKMAVVMGYGDVGKGCAESLRGQGARVVVTEVDPICALQAAMDGYQVATLDDVVEQADIFITATGCFNVITNEHMARMKHQAIVGNIGHFDNEIDMAGLAKRSDVERVNIKPQVDLWRFADGHAIIVLSEGRLLNLGNATGHPSFVMSNSFSNQTIAQIELFTKTEEYPIGVYVLPKHLDEKVARLHLGALGAKLSTLTKEQASYLGISTEGPFKPDHYRY, from the coding sequence ATGACCAGCACCCTCCCGGCGTCCGCCAGCGGTACGCCGTCCGAGGCCCGGCCGAGCACGCTCGCCGAAGGCGACTTCAAGGTGGCGGATCTGTCGCTCGCCGAGTTCGGGCGCAAGGAAATCCAGCTCGCCGAGCACGAGATGCCCGGCCTGATGTCGATCCGCCGGGAGTTCGCCGAGGCGCAGCCGCTCGCCGGTGCGCGGATCACCGGCTCGCTGCACATGACCATCCAGACCGCGGTCCTGATCGAGACGCTGGTCGCCCTCGGCGCGCAGGTGCGCTGGGCGTCCTGCAACATCTTCTCCACCCAGGACCACGCCGCCGCCGCGATCGTCGTCGGCCCGAACGGCACCCCCGACGCCCCCGCCGGCGTCCCGGTCTACGCCTGGAAGGGCGAGACCCTGCCGGAGTACTGGTGGTGCACCGAGCAGGTGCTCGCCTGGCCGGACGGGCAGGGCCCGAACATGATCCTCGACGACGGCGGCGACGCCACCCTGCTGGTGCACAAGGGCGCCGAGTTCGAGAAGGCCGGGGCCGTGCCGCCGGTCGAGTCCGCGGACTCGGAGGAGTACGCGGTCATCCTCGAGCTGCTGCACCGCTCGATCGCCGAGGACGGCCAGCGCTGGACCCGGATCGCCTCCGGCATCAAGGGCGTCACCGAGGAGACCACCACCGGCGTGCACCGGCTCTACGAGATGCACCGCGCCGGCACGCTGCTCTTCCCGGCGATCAACGTCAACGACTCGGTGACCAAGAGCAAGTTCGACAACAAGTACGGCTGCCGGCACTCGCTGATCGACGGCATCAACCGGGCCACCGACGTGCTGATCGGCGGCAAGATGGCCGTCGTGATGGGCTACGGCGACGTGGGCAAGGGCTGCGCCGAGTCGCTGCGCGGCCAGGGCGCCCGGGTCGTGGTGACCGAGGTCGACCCGATCTGCGCGCTCCAAGCGGCGATGGACGGCTACCAGGTGGCCACCCTGGACGACGTGGTCGAGCAGGCGGACATCTTCATCACCGCCACCGGCTGCTTCAACGTCATCACCAACGAGCACATGGCGCGAATGAAGCACCAGGCCATCGTCGGCAACATCGGCCACTTCGACAACGAGATCGACATGGCCGGCCTGGCCAAGCGCTCCGACGTCGAGCGGGTCAACATCAAGCCGCAGGTCGACCTGTGGCGCTTCGCCGACGGGCACGCCATCATCGTGCTCTCCGAGGGCCGCCTGCTGAACTTGGGCAACGCCACCGGGCACCCGAGCTTCGTGATGTCGAACTCGTTTTCCAACCAGACGATCGCTCAGATCGAGCTGTTCACCAAGACCGAGGAGTACCCGATCGGCGTCTACGTGCTGCCCAAGCACCTGGACGAGAAGGTGGCCCGGCTGCACCTGGGCGCGCTCGGCGCCAAGCTGAGCACGCTGACCAAGGAGCAGGCTTCCTACCTGGGCATCTCCACCGAGGGTCCGTTCAAGCCGGACCACTACCGCTACTGA
- the efeU gene encoding iron uptake transporter permease EfeU — MFATYLIGLREGLEATLVVSILVAFLVKSQRRDRLPQVWAGVALAVALSVLFGWLIEYTSTSLLARSEDRELFEAITSVAAVVFVTWMIFWMRRAARTIAGELRGKLTEALAVGSLAVAGMAFLAVIREGLETALIFYSAAQGAAGDSGPLLALIGGIATAVALGVLLYASALRINLSKFFTWTGALLILVAAGILKYGVHDFQEAGVLPGLNDLAFDITTALDPSTWYAALLAGMFNVTPAPTVLETIAWVAYAVPVLLLFLRPTRRTPAPVAAPAGPGAGTAPTTGASDTATTTTATERGADTGTGAEAASTPQRA, encoded by the coding sequence ATGTTCGCCACGTACCTGATCGGTCTGCGGGAGGGCCTGGAAGCGACCCTGGTGGTCAGCATCCTGGTCGCCTTCCTGGTGAAGTCGCAGCGCCGGGACCGGTTGCCCCAGGTCTGGGCGGGCGTCGCACTGGCCGTGGCCCTCTCGGTGCTCTTCGGCTGGCTGATCGAGTACACCTCGACGTCGCTGCTGGCCCGTTCCGAGGACCGCGAGCTGTTCGAGGCGATCACCTCCGTCGCCGCCGTGGTCTTCGTCACCTGGATGATCTTCTGGATGCGCCGGGCTGCCCGCACCATCGCCGGCGAGCTGCGCGGCAAGCTCACCGAGGCGCTGGCCGTCGGGTCCCTCGCGGTCGCCGGGATGGCCTTCCTGGCGGTGATCCGGGAGGGCCTGGAGACCGCGCTGATCTTCTACTCCGCCGCCCAGGGCGCGGCCGGCGACAGCGGACCGCTGCTCGCGCTGATCGGCGGCATCGCCACCGCCGTGGCGCTCGGGGTGCTGCTCTACGCCAGCGCCCTGCGAATCAACCTCAGCAAGTTCTTCACCTGGACCGGCGCGCTGCTGATCCTGGTCGCCGCCGGCATCCTCAAGTACGGCGTGCACGACTTCCAGGAGGCCGGTGTCCTTCCCGGCCTGAACGACCTGGCCTTCGACATCACCACCGCGCTCGACCCCAGCACCTGGTACGCCGCGCTGCTCGCCGGGATGTTCAACGTGACCCCCGCGCCCACCGTGCTGGAGACGATCGCCTGGGTCGCGTACGCCGTGCCCGTCCTCCTGCTCTTCCTGCGCCCGACCCGCCGTACGCCGGCACCCGTCGCGGCGCCGGCCGGCCCCGGAGCCGGGACGGCTCCGACGACCGGCGCGAGCGACACCGCGACCACCACCACCGCCACCGAGCGCGGGGCCGACACCGGCACCGGGGCCGAGGCGGCGTCCACGCCGCAGCGTGCCTGA
- the efeO gene encoding iron uptake system protein EfeO, producing the protein MRTTRFFALAAAGVLATTGVAACSDSEKGDAAGAGGPIVVKATDTACEVGTTDLGAGTATFKITNSGAKVTEFYVYASGDRVMGEVENIAPGLSRELHVELPAGTYETACKPGMSGKGIRGALKVSGSAEPLTADAALAGATDNYQRYVKSQTGALLEKTEEFVAAVKAGDVAKAKALFPVARTYWERIEPVAEIFGDLDPKIDGREEVIEEGMEFTGFHRIEKDLWQSGDISKDGPIADRLLVDVKEIVAKANAEKLSPLQLANGAKELLDEVASGKITGEEDRYSHTDLWDFSANLEGSKAAVSALRPALEQRSPELVKQLDTEFTNVEALLGKHREGDGWKLHTALSKAELKELSDGINALAEPISKVAAVVAR; encoded by the coding sequence ATGCGTACCACCCGATTCTTCGCGCTGGCCGCTGCCGGCGTGCTGGCGACGACCGGTGTCGCCGCCTGCTCCGACTCCGAGAAGGGTGACGCGGCCGGGGCCGGCGGCCCGATCGTGGTCAAGGCCACCGACACCGCCTGTGAGGTCGGCACGACCGACCTCGGTGCCGGGACCGCCACCTTCAAGATCACCAACTCCGGCGCGAAGGTGACCGAGTTCTACGTGTACGCCTCCGGCGACCGAGTGATGGGCGAGGTGGAGAACATCGCCCCCGGGCTGAGCCGTGAGCTGCACGTGGAGCTGCCGGCCGGCACGTACGAGACGGCCTGCAAGCCGGGGATGAGCGGCAAGGGCATCCGCGGCGCGCTTAAGGTCAGCGGATCGGCCGAGCCGCTGACCGCCGACGCCGCGCTGGCCGGCGCGACCGACAACTACCAGCGCTACGTCAAGAGCCAGACCGGCGCGCTGCTGGAGAAGACCGAGGAGTTCGTCGCCGCGGTCAAGGCCGGCGACGTGGCGAAGGCCAAGGCGCTCTTCCCGGTCGCCCGCACCTACTGGGAGCGGATCGAGCCGGTGGCCGAGATCTTCGGCGACCTCGACCCCAAGATCGACGGCCGCGAGGAGGTCATCGAGGAGGGGATGGAGTTCACCGGCTTCCACCGGATCGAGAAGGACCTCTGGCAGTCCGGCGACATCAGCAAGGACGGCCCGATCGCCGACCGGCTGCTGGTCGACGTCAAGGAGATCGTGGCCAAGGCCAACGCGGAGAAGCTCTCCCCGCTCCAGCTCGCCAACGGTGCCAAGGAACTGCTCGACGAGGTTGCCAGCGGCAAGATCACCGGCGAGGAGGACCGCTACTCGCACACCGACCTGTGGGACTTCTCCGCCAACCTGGAGGGTTCCAAGGCCGCCGTGTCCGCCCTCCGCCCGGCGCTGGAGCAGCGCTCGCCGGAGCTGGTCAAGCAGCTGGACACCGAGTTCACCAACGTCGAGGCGCTGCTCGGCAAGCACCGCGAGGGCGACGGGTGGAAGCTGCACACCGCGTTGAGCAAGGCCGAGCTCAAGGAGCTCTCCGACGGCATCAACGCCCTCGCCGAGCCGATCAGCAAGGTCGCCGCAGTCGTCGCCCGGTGA
- the efeB gene encoding iron uptake transporter deferrochelatase/peroxidase subunit: MSGSRLTRRRAITLAGAGVAGVAGVAAGAGALMSGSRDPAAASDHPAGAVPFHGEHQAGIVTPAQDRLHFVAFDVITKDRARLVELLQEWTAAAARMTAGRDAGVLGAVGGMPEAPPDDTGEALGLPPSQLTLTIGFGPTLFRDADGRDRFGIADRRPAALAELPKFPGDALQPQLSGGDLCVQACANDPQVAVHAIRNLARLGMGVVSVRWSQLGFGRTSSTSREQATARNLFGFKDGTANLKAEATDLLRDQLWVQPGDGPDWMTGGSYLVTRKIRMLVETWDRTSLAEQEEIVGRTKGSGAPLGRTDEFDEPDFAARGDDGKPLIAEHAHVTLAHPSRNNGAHLLRRGYNFVDGSDGLGRLDAGLFFIAYQRDPRRQFVPIQTQLARHDVMNEYLRHVSSGLFACPPGVRDGGDHWGRALFG; encoded by the coding sequence ATGAGCGGGAGCAGGTTGACCCGGCGGCGAGCGATCACGCTCGCCGGTGCCGGGGTGGCCGGAGTCGCCGGGGTGGCGGCCGGCGCGGGCGCGCTGATGAGCGGCTCCCGTGACCCGGCCGCGGCCAGCGACCACCCGGCGGGGGCGGTGCCGTTCCACGGCGAGCACCAGGCCGGCATCGTCACCCCGGCCCAGGACCGGCTGCACTTCGTCGCCTTCGACGTGATCACCAAGGATCGCGCCCGGCTGGTCGAGCTGCTCCAGGAGTGGACGGCCGCCGCCGCGCGGATGACCGCCGGGCGGGACGCCGGGGTGCTCGGTGCGGTGGGTGGGATGCCGGAGGCCCCGCCGGACGACACCGGCGAGGCGCTCGGCCTTCCCCCCTCGCAGCTGACCCTGACCATCGGCTTCGGGCCGACGCTGTTCCGCGACGCCGACGGCCGGGACCGGTTCGGCATCGCCGACCGGCGCCCGGCCGCGCTGGCCGAGCTGCCGAAGTTCCCCGGCGACGCGTTGCAGCCGCAGCTCTCCGGCGGCGACCTCTGCGTGCAGGCGTGCGCCAACGATCCCCAGGTGGCGGTGCACGCGATCCGCAACCTGGCCCGGCTCGGCATGGGCGTGGTGAGCGTCCGCTGGTCGCAGCTCGGCTTCGGCCGTACCTCGTCGACCTCCCGCGAGCAGGCCACGGCACGCAACCTGTTCGGGTTCAAGGACGGCACGGCCAACCTCAAGGCCGAGGCGACCGACCTGCTGCGCGACCAGCTGTGGGTGCAGCCGGGCGACGGGCCGGACTGGATGACCGGCGGCTCGTACCTGGTCACCCGCAAGATCCGGATGCTGGTGGAGACGTGGGACCGGACCTCGCTGGCCGAGCAGGAGGAGATCGTCGGTCGGACGAAGGGCAGCGGCGCCCCGCTGGGCCGTACCGACGAGTTCGACGAGCCGGATTTCGCCGCGCGCGGTGACGACGGGAAGCCGTTGATCGCCGAGCACGCCCACGTCACGCTGGCCCACCCGAGCCGGAACAACGGCGCGCACCTGCTGCGGCGCGGCTACAACTTCGTCGACGGCTCGGACGGCCTCGGCCGGCTCGACGCGGGTCTGTTCTTCATCGCCTACCAGCGGGATCCGCGCCGGCAGTTCGTGCCGATCCAGACCCAGCTGGCCCGGCACGACGTGATGAACGAATACCTCCGACACGTCTCCAGCGGCCTGTTCGCCTGCCCGCCGGGCGTGCGTGACGGCGGGGATCACTGGGGGCGGGCCCTCTTCGGCTGA
- the mtrA gene encoding MtrAB system response regulator MtrA: MRARVLVVDDDPALAEMLGIVLRSEGFLPSFVADGERALAAFRDSRPDIVLLDLMLPGMSGIDVARLIRAESGVPIVMLTAKSDTVDVVLGLESGADDYVVKPFKPKELVARMRARLRRGEDVAPEMLTIGPPGNQITIDVPAHTVSRNGEEVKLTPLEFDLLVALARKPRQVFTREVLLEQVWGYRHAADTRLVNVHVQRLRAKIEPDPERPEIILTVRGVGYKAGTG; encoded by the coding sequence ATGAGAGCCCGGGTACTGGTGGTCGACGACGACCCCGCGCTCGCCGAGATGCTCGGCATCGTGCTGCGTAGCGAGGGCTTCCTGCCCTCGTTCGTGGCCGACGGCGAGCGGGCGTTGGCGGCGTTCCGCGACAGTCGTCCCGATATCGTCCTGCTCGACCTGATGCTGCCCGGTATGAGCGGCATCGATGTAGCTCGGTTGATCCGAGCCGAGTCCGGCGTGCCGATCGTCATGCTGACCGCCAAGAGCGACACCGTCGACGTGGTGCTCGGCCTCGAGTCCGGCGCCGACGACTACGTGGTCAAGCCGTTCAAGCCCAAGGAGCTGGTCGCCCGGATGCGGGCCCGGCTGCGCCGGGGCGAGGACGTGGCACCGGAGATGCTGACCATCGGGCCGCCCGGCAACCAGATCACCATCGACGTGCCCGCGCACACGGTCAGCCGCAACGGCGAGGAGGTGAAGCTGACTCCGCTGGAGTTCGACCTGCTGGTCGCCCTCGCTCGCAAGCCGCGTCAGGTCTTCACCCGCGAGGTGCTGCTCGAGCAGGTCTGGGGCTACCGGCACGCAGCCGACACCCGGCTGGTCAACGTGCACGTGCAGCGGCTGCGCGCCAAGATCGAGCCGGACCCGGAGCGGCCGGAAATCATCCTCACCGTGCGGGGCGTGGGCTATAAGGCGGGGACCGGATAA
- the mtrB gene encoding MtrAB system histidine kinase MtrB, translated as MVARVHQTWRRSLQVRVVTITLVASSLLVGGFAYLIADKITTILLDSARTDVRQRVNSGASYAARQVSLYGQPQEAQLQETIEGTVNYLAGGDPQQTSGVVVAITADGYPNAIQTRTAPAANVQPLISRELRAAVADGKVASQVRTGRLTGEPTKYLVYGSPVPTRFGQIELYYLVPLTRQDVTAADARATVVATGVALVILLGLLAALVTRLVVNPVRVAARTAQRLSAGLLDQRMVVNGEDDLALLAASFNQMATNLQRQILRLEEMSRLQRRFTSDVSHELRTPLTTVRMAADLIFAERDEFDPAVARSAELLQAELDRFEELLTDLLEISRFDAGFAMLDAEPTDLVPVVHRVVDRLAGLAERVGVPIELDLPSTPVIAEVDPRRVERVLRNLVGNAVEHGEARPVLITLGIDETAVAITVRDRGVGLKVGEEKLVFNRFWRADPSRARQTGGTGLGLSISLEDARLHGGWLEAWGAPGQGAQFRLTLPARAGDRLTTSPLRLVPADAALPFGGPRDGGPLAIGPGTDGTLAIGPAPAEDGQRAEVRS; from the coding sequence ATGGTGGCCCGGGTGCACCAGACCTGGCGCCGCTCGCTCCAGGTGCGGGTGGTCACCATCACGCTGGTCGCCTCCAGCCTGCTGGTCGGCGGTTTCGCGTACCTGATCGCTGACAAGATCACCACGATCCTGCTCGACAGCGCCCGCACCGACGTCCGGCAGCGCGTCAACAGCGGCGCCAGCTACGCGGCCAGGCAGGTCTCCCTCTACGGTCAGCCGCAGGAGGCGCAGCTCCAGGAGACCATCGAGGGCACGGTCAACTACCTGGCCGGTGGCGACCCCCAGCAGACCAGTGGTGTGGTGGTGGCGATCACCGCCGACGGCTACCCCAACGCCATCCAGACCCGCACCGCGCCCGCGGCGAACGTCCAGCCGCTGATCAGCCGGGAGCTGCGGGCCGCGGTCGCCGACGGCAAGGTGGCCAGCCAGGTCCGCACCGGCCGGCTCACCGGGGAGCCGACCAAATACCTGGTGTACGGCTCGCCGGTGCCCACCCGCTTCGGCCAGATCGAGCTCTACTACCTCGTGCCGTTGACCCGGCAGGACGTCACGGCCGCCGACGCCCGAGCCACCGTGGTGGCGACCGGCGTCGCCCTGGTGATCCTGCTCGGGCTGCTCGCGGCCCTGGTCACCCGGCTGGTGGTCAATCCGGTCCGGGTCGCCGCGCGGACGGCCCAGCGGCTCTCCGCCGGCCTGCTCGACCAGCGGATGGTGGTCAACGGCGAGGACGACCTGGCGCTGCTCGCCGCGTCGTTCAACCAGATGGCGACCAACCTGCAACGGCAGATCCTCCGCCTGGAGGAGATGTCCCGGTTGCAGCGCCGGTTCACCTCCGACGTCTCGCACGAGCTGCGTACCCCGTTGACCACGGTCCGGATGGCCGCCGACCTGATCTTCGCCGAGCGCGACGAGTTCGACCCGGCGGTGGCCCGCAGCGCCGAGCTGCTCCAGGCCGAGCTGGACCGGTTCGAGGAGTTGCTCACCGACCTGCTGGAGATCAGCCGGTTCGACGCGGGCTTCGCCATGCTGGACGCCGAGCCGACCGACCTGGTGCCGGTGGTGCACCGGGTGGTCGACCGGCTCGCCGGCCTGGCCGAGCGGGTGGGCGTCCCGATCGAACTGGACCTGCCGAGCACGCCGGTGATCGCCGAGGTCGACCCGCGCCGGGTCGAGCGGGTGCTGCGCAACCTGGTCGGTAACGCCGTCGAGCACGGTGAGGCACGTCCGGTGCTGATCACTCTCGGCATCGATGAGACCGCCGTGGCGATCACTGTCCGGGATCGTGGCGTGGGACTCAAGGTGGGCGAGGAGAAGTTGGTGTTCAACCGGTTCTGGCGGGCGGACCCGTCCCGGGCCCGGCAGACCGGTGGCACGGGTCTGGGCCTGTCCATCAGCCTCGAGGACGCCCGGCTGCACGGCGGCTGGCTGGAGGCGTGGGGTGCGCCCGGGCAGGGCGCGCAGTTCCGGCTCACCCTGCCGGCCCGCGCGGGTGACCGGCTGACGACCTCGCCGCTGCGGCTGGTGCCCGCTGACGCCGCGCTGCCGTTCGGTGGCCCCCGGGACGGCGGCCCACTGGCCATCGGCCCCGGCACCGACGGCACGCTGGCGATCGGCCCGGCGCCGGCCGAGGACGGACAGCGTGCGGAGGTGCGATCGTGA
- a CDS encoding LpqB family beta-propeller domain-containing protein, whose amino-acid sequence MRRQLLIGALGAALLLGGGCGIPASSDVRVDGKGGAATEAGSVGGRSSEPPTRTASGSDTNAFVRNFLSAAAGEPDRAYERVKQFIAPEHQSRLQEKKGSEVALTVVRLREAVFRGESDSTTTVTIKVQQIGLLRANGTLAPPVATETGYQFSLRSAAFGGDDERAGLYVLDPPNVLLLTDNALQEYYQDESIYFWSSDGSRLVPDQRYLPLAVPDERRVNEVVKWLVGGPSDWLRPGVVGLPDRTELINNATGANGRWEVNLDMSGDDQTQIDRLITQLAWSLGNRQGELELKVRNNSQPVRDLNELRLSEQLYPIKVGPQRFGVYEGAIRPLDFPGEPDGAVPLVAEINRNIVSASLARAEDRILAAMVVTGGKGRQRLAVGTGRDPVPGLNRSVLDYASISRPVWLRTVDSRPGRGLVVADGRLYRFDEAARMYQVPLNLPTAEVTAVAASLDGQRVALIAGGRLYVAAVNLDGGGVSIGPPRALVTSLTGLSAVDWSGEARLVVAGSASQPAIYEISVDGALETPLKTDVGARVTHLTAYPTNRTVPLPSGAYMYEANGVAYRNSPFERIEVEQVRDVTPPPTGVRPSNPSAPFFLY is encoded by the coding sequence GTGAGGCGGCAGCTCCTGATCGGGGCACTCGGCGCGGCGCTGCTGCTGGGCGGCGGATGCGGCATCCCGGCGTCGTCCGACGTGCGGGTGGACGGCAAGGGCGGGGCCGCGACGGAGGCCGGTTCGGTCGGCGGCCGTAGCAGTGAGCCGCCGACGCGTACGGCCAGCGGCAGCGACACCAACGCGTTCGTGCGCAACTTCCTGTCCGCCGCCGCTGGCGAGCCGGATCGGGCCTACGAGCGGGTCAAGCAGTTCATCGCCCCGGAGCACCAGTCCCGGCTGCAGGAGAAGAAGGGCAGCGAGGTCGCGCTGACCGTCGTCCGGCTGCGGGAGGCGGTGTTCAGGGGCGAGAGCGACTCGACCACCACCGTGACGATCAAGGTGCAGCAGATCGGCCTGCTGCGGGCCAACGGCACCCTGGCCCCGCCGGTGGCGACCGAGACGGGGTACCAGTTCTCGTTGCGCAGCGCGGCGTTCGGCGGTGACGACGAGCGCGCCGGCCTGTACGTCCTCGACCCGCCGAACGTGCTGCTGCTCACCGACAACGCCCTGCAGGAGTACTACCAGGACGAGTCGATCTACTTCTGGAGTTCCGACGGCAGCCGGCTGGTGCCCGATCAGCGTTACCTGCCGCTGGCGGTGCCGGACGAACGCCGCGTCAATGAGGTGGTGAAATGGCTGGTCGGCGGCCCGTCCGATTGGCTGCGCCCCGGCGTCGTCGGGCTGCCCGACCGCACCGAGCTGATCAACAACGCCACCGGCGCGAACGGCCGGTGGGAGGTCAACCTGGACATGTCCGGTGACGACCAGACCCAGATCGACCGGCTGATCACCCAGCTCGCCTGGTCGCTGGGCAACCGGCAGGGCGAGCTGGAGCTGAAGGTCCGCAACAACTCGCAGCCCGTGCGGGATCTGAACGAGCTCCGGCTGTCCGAGCAGCTCTACCCGATCAAAGTGGGCCCGCAGCGGTTCGGCGTGTACGAGGGTGCCATCCGCCCACTCGACTTCCCTGGAGAGCCCGACGGCGCTGTGCCGCTGGTGGCCGAGATCAACCGCAACATCGTGTCCGCCAGCCTCGCGCGGGCCGAGGACCGGATCCTCGCCGCGATGGTGGTGACCGGCGGCAAGGGCCGGCAGCGCCTCGCGGTGGGCACCGGCCGTGATCCGGTCCCCGGGCTCAACCGGAGCGTCTTGGATTACGCCTCGATCAGCCGTCCGGTCTGGCTGCGCACGGTCGACTCCCGACCGGGCCGGGGCCTGGTGGTGGCCGACGGCCGGCTCTACCGCTTCGACGAGGCCGCCCGGATGTACCAGGTGCCGCTCAACCTGCCCACCGCCGAGGTCACCGCGGTGGCCGCGTCGCTGGACGGCCAGCGGGTCGCGCTGATCGCCGGCGGCCGGCTCTACGTCGCGGCGGTCAACCTGGACGGCGGCGGGGTCTCCATCGGCCCGCCCCGGGCGCTGGTCACCTCGCTGACCGGCCTCAGCGCAGTCGACTGGAGCGGGGAGGCCCGGCTGGTGGTGGCCGGGTCGGCCAGCCAGCCGGCGATCTACGAAATCAGCGTGGACGGTGCGCTGGAGACGCCGCTGAAGACCGACGTGGGTGCCAGGGTCACCCACCTGACGGCGTACCCGACCAACCGCACGGTGCCGCTGCCCAGCGGGGCGTACATGTACGAGGCGAACGGGGTGGCCTACCGCAACAGTCCGTTCGAACGGATCGAAGTCGAACAGGTGCGGGACGTCACCCCACCCCCGACCGGGGTCCGCCCGAGCAATCCGTCGGCCCCGTTCTTCCTCTACTGA
- the hpf gene encoding ribosome hibernation-promoting factor, HPF/YfiA family, with the protein MDIVVKGRNVEVPDHYRVHVAEKLAKIERYDHKLIRVDVELFHERNPRQADHCQRVEITCVSRGPVIRAEACTNDFYSALDAAIAKLDTRLRRAADRRRVHRGRHAPISVAAATAGLPVEDLVAAPLSAPGDGARAGTAVAERVEDEYDEQPWHIAREKVHPAEPMTIDDALFEMELVGHDFYLFQDKESGRPSVVYRRHAYDYGIISLAI; encoded by the coding sequence GTGGACATCGTGGTCAAGGGCCGTAACGTCGAAGTGCCGGACCATTACCGGGTGCACGTAGCCGAGAAACTCGCAAAGATCGAACGCTACGACCACAAACTCATTCGTGTCGATGTCGAGCTGTTTCACGAGCGCAATCCGCGCCAAGCCGACCACTGCCAGCGGGTGGAAATCACCTGCGTTTCCCGGGGCCCGGTGATCCGGGCCGAGGCATGCACGAATGACTTCTACAGCGCGCTCGACGCGGCCATCGCGAAGCTCGACACCCGGCTGCGCCGCGCAGCCGACCGTCGCCGCGTACACCGGGGCCGGCACGCGCCGATCTCCGTCGCCGCCGCCACCGCCGGCCTACCGGTCGAGGACCTGGTGGCCGCCCCGCTGAGCGCGCCGGGTGACGGCGCCCGCGCCGGCACCGCCGTCGCGGAGCGGGTCGAGGACGAGTACGACGAGCAGCCATGGCACATCGCCCGGGAAAAGGTGCACCCGGCGGAACCAATGACCATCGACGACGCGCTCTTCGAGATGGAACTGGTCGGCCACGACTTCTACCTGTTCCAGGACAAGGAGTCCGGCCGCCCCAGCGTCGTCTACCGCCGGCACGCCTACGACTACGGCATCATTTCCCTCGCCATCTGA
- a CDS encoding GNAT family N-acetyltransferase — MEHVVEAHGVRLRPFRADDAADVVAACADPVSQRFLPNLPTPYTETDARWWIDSGAPAAWTGGGAAYAIADPATDRLLGGVGLSNPVPERGQAEIGYWVRPAARGRGVGASATRVLSEHAFATGTIRLELLTDPENGPSQRVALAAGFRYEGVRRSAGSSRGGGRHDLLAWVRLAGDPPGPTARLLPDLPGGVLTDQVVALRRLAPDDAELMYQLHSRPEVVANQAPPVPPERAAIERRCRLAESGWLTGDIARLLITDLATGEPAGSCGLSYTDVASGEASLGYALLPDWRGRGYATRAVRLLAGWAFGPAGIARLTAGTVPENTASHRVLERVGFHREALQRGRLPGLAGTRLDDLTFALLPADLR; from the coding sequence ATCGAACACGTCGTCGAGGCGCACGGGGTACGTCTGCGCCCGTTCCGCGCCGACGACGCCGCCGACGTGGTCGCCGCCTGCGCGGACCCGGTCAGCCAGCGGTTCCTGCCGAACCTGCCGACGCCGTACACCGAAACCGACGCCCGCTGGTGGATCGACTCGGGTGCCCCGGCGGCCTGGACCGGCGGCGGCGCGGCGTACGCGATCGCGGACCCGGCCACCGACCGGCTGCTCGGCGGGGTCGGGCTGAGCAACCCGGTGCCAGAACGGGGTCAGGCCGAGATCGGCTACTGGGTGCGGCCGGCGGCGCGCGGGCGAGGGGTGGGCGCCTCCGCCACCCGCGTGCTGAGCGAGCACGCGTTCGCCACCGGGACGATCCGGCTGGAGCTGCTCACCGACCCGGAGAACGGGCCCAGCCAACGGGTCGCGCTGGCCGCCGGCTTCCGGTACGAGGGAGTACGCCGATCCGCCGGCTCGAGCCGGGGCGGCGGGCGGCACGACCTGCTGGCCTGGGTACGCCTCGCCGGCGACCCGCCCGGCCCGACCGCCCGGCTGCTGCCGGACCTGCCCGGCGGGGTGCTCACCGATCAGGTGGTGGCACTGCGCCGCCTCGCCCCGGACGACGCCGAGCTGATGTACCAGCTGCACAGCCGGCCCGAGGTGGTGGCCAACCAGGCGCCGCCGGTGCCGCCGGAACGGGCCGCGATCGAGCGGCGCTGCCGGCTCGCGGAGAGCGGGTGGCTGACCGGCGACATCGCCCGACTGTTGATCACCGACCTGGCCACCGGCGAGCCGGCGGGCAGTTGCGGGTTGTCGTACACCGATGTGGCCAGCGGCGAGGCGTCGCTGGGCTACGCGTTGCTGCCCGACTGGCGGGGCCGGGGGTACGCCACCCGGGCCGTCCGGCTGCTCGCCGGCTGGGCGTTCGGGCCGGCCGGTATCGCCCGGCTGACCGCTGGCACCGTGCCCGAGAACACCGCCTCCCACCGCGTGCTGGAGCGGGTCGGCTTCCACCGGGAGGCCCTGCAACGTGGCCGGCTGCCCGGTCTGGCCGGCACCCGGCTCGACGACCTGACCTTCGCCCTGCTACCCGCCGACCTCCGCTGA